A region of the Mycobacterium sp. NBC_00419 genome:
GCCGCCGTGCTTGACCACGACCTGCTTGACGATTGCCAACCCCAGACCCGAGCCGGGCATCGCGCGGGCCGATGCCGACCGGTAGAACCGCTCGAACACCAGACCCCTTTCCTGAGGCGGAATTCCGGGCCCCTGGTCGGATACGACGAGTTCGGCGTGCGCGGCGTCGACCTGGCGCAGCCGCACCCCGACATGCCCGCCGGACGGGCTCCACTTGGCCGCGTTGTCGAGCAGGTTGAGCACTGCCCGCGACAGGCCCGCGACATCGCCGAACACTTCCCAGCCGATCACGTCGACGTCGAACTGAACGTCGTTGCGGCGCCTGCGGGCGCGCTCGAGGCTGCGGTCGACGACCTCGCTCACGTCGATGGCCTCGTGGACGACGCCACCGGCATCGTCACGGGTGAGATCGACGAGATCGCCCACCAGCGTTGACAATTCCTCGATCTGGGCGACGACGTCGGTGCGCAGTTCGGCCATCTCACTGTCCGGCAGCTGCGGGGCGCCCGGTGTCGAGGACGCGATCAGAAGCTCGACGTTGGTGCGCATCGAGGTCAACGGCGTGCGCAACTCGTGCCCGGCGTCGGCGACCAGGCGGGCCTGACGCTCCCGGGACTCCGCCAGCGCACGCAGCATCGTGTTGAACGTTTCGGTGAGCCGGGCCAGCTCGTCGCTGCCGAACACCGGGATGGGGCGCAGGTCGTCGGTGCGGGCCACCCGTTCGGCGGCCTCGGTGAGCCGCCCGACCGGTCTCAGCCCCGTGCGGGCCACCGTGCCACCGGCGATTGCAGCCACCACCACACCGATCCCGCCGACCGCGAGCAGCACCCACTTCAGCTTCGTCATCACCGCGTTGGTAGGCGCCAGGCTCTTGGAGATCAGCAGTGAGCTGCCGTTAGGCAGGTGCACCGCCAGTACCCGCTGGTTGGACACCGTGCGCCGGGACATGAACAGCTCACCGCGGATCACTGCTTTTTCCGGCTGCCCGACGGGAAGCGTCTGGCCCTGCTGGTTGGCGGTGTAAATCGAGCGGCCCGGGTTGACCAGCATCGCGTTGACGTCGGAGTAGGCCGTGCCCTCGATGGCCTTGCCCGGGTCGGCGGCCAGCGAGCCGCTGGCGATCAGCAGCTGCGCCCGGCTCTGCAGCTGGTTGTCGATATCGGTGTAGAGAGCAGCCGAGACCACCGCGTAGACGGCGAGCGCCATCAAAACCACGACCATCGCCACCATCGACATGGCCAGCAACATCACGCGCCATCGCAAGGACAGCGAAGTTGACGGTTCTTCTGGCGCCCGCGGTTCCCGCGAACGCCGCCACATCGGCGACATCAGGGCGGTGTCTCACGCAGCACGTAACCCACACCTCGAACGGTGTGAATCAGCCGCGGTTCTCCTTCCGCTTCGGTCTTCCGGCGCAGATAGCCGACGTATACCTCCAGCGCATTGCCTGAGGTGGGGAAGTCGAAACCCCACACCTCCTCCAGGATGCGGCTGCGGGTGAGCACTCGGCGGGGGTTCGCGATGAGCATCTCCAGCAGCGCGAACTCGGTGCGGGTGAGGCTGATCGCGCGTTTGCCGCGATGGACCTCGCGGGTCACCGGGTCCAGCGTCAGATCGGAGAACGCCATGATCGCCGAATCGGACTGGTCGTCGGGGGTGGTGCGACGCAGCAGTGCCCTCATGCGGGCCAGCAGTTCCTCGAGGGCGAACGGCTTGGGCAGATAGTCGTCGGCGCCGGCATCCAGGCCGGCCACCCGCTCGGACACCGAGTCACGGGCGGTTAGCACCAGGATCGGCAGATCGTCGCCGGTGCTGCGGAGCTGACGGCAGACCTCGAGCCCGTCCAGCCGCGGCATCATCACGTCGAGAACGACCGCATCAGGGCGTTCGTTGGCGATCGCGTCGAGCGCTTCCACCCCGTCCTGGGCCAGATCGACGGAGTAGCCATTGAACGACAGGGACCGGCGCAACGATTCGCGCACAGCGCGATCATCGTCCACCACAAGGATTCGCACGGCCACAAGTGTTAACCCAACGCCTGAGATTGGGCTGAGAGGCACGCCGTGCTAGCAGGCAATTCGCTGCCGGCGAACGGTGTCAGCGCTTGTCGAGGTCGATCAGACCGAGGCGGGCAGCCTTCAGCAGCCGACGCGGAACCTTGTGCGCGCGACCGGCGACGGACACGTTGACCAAGCCGGTGGCTTCGGTCTTCCACTGCGAACGCCGACTGCGGGTGTTCGAGCGCGACATTCTGCGCTTGGGCACAGCCATGACGTACATCTCCTTGATCAGGGGTGTCGCCGCGCAGAGACATGAATGCCGGCGGCCAACAGTTGCGCTTCAGGATAGCCGCTCACCTCTGCGGGGTCCAAAACGTCTCCCGGCAACCGGCCACGGCAGCATCCCGGGCGATTCGCCTGTGATGCGGGACACCCCTTGACGGGGCGCCGATACCGACCAGTAACCTACCGGTTGGTTGGGTATCGAAGGGGATATAGCGCGTGACGAATGCGGTGCGCATCGGCAACTGCTCCGGCTTCTACGGCGATCGCATCGCGGCCATGCACGAAATGCTCACCGGCGGCGAGCTGGATTACCTCACCGGCGACTACCTCGCCGAGCTCACCATGCTCATCCTCGGCCGCGACAAGATGAAAAGCCCGGAGCGTGGCTACGCCAAGACGTTCCTGACCCAACTCGAACAGTGTCTGGGCCTCGCACATGACCGCGGGGTGCGCATCGTCGCCAATGCCGGTGGCCTCAATCCGGCAGGCTTGGCCGACGCGGTGCGCGGCCTGGCCGAGCGCCTCGGCGTCCCGGCGACGGTGGCCCACGTGGAGGGCGACGACCTGCTGCCCCGCGCGGCCGAACTGCAGTTGGGTTCGCCGCTGACAGCCAACGCCTACCTGGGCGCGTGGGGTATCGCGGATTGCGTGCACGCCGGGGCCGACATCGTCATCACCGGACGGGTGACCGACGCGTCGGTGGTGGTCGGTCCCGCCGCGGCGCATTTTGGATGGTCCCGCCATGACTACGACCGGCTGGCCGGTGCGGTGGTGGCAGGCCACGTCATCGAATGCGGCACCCAGGCCACCGGCGGAAACTATTCGTTCTTCACCGAGATCGACGACCTGGCGCACCCCGGGTTCCCCCTGGCCGAGGTCTACGACGACGGCTCGTCGGTGATCACCAAACATCCGGGGACCGGTGGACAGGTCAGCATCGGCACGGTCACCGCGCAGCTGCTCTACGAGATCGGCGGGGCCCGCTACGCCAATCCGGATGCCACGGCCCGGTTCGACACCATCACGCTGCGCGACGACGGTCCCGACCGGGTGCGCATCAGCGGGATACGGGGCGAGGCGCCACCACCGACGCTGAAGGTCTCGCTCAACAGCATCGGCGGTTTCCGCAACGCGGCGAGCTTCGTGCTGACCGGCCTGGACATCGACGCCAAAGCCGCGCTGGTGCGCGGGCAACTCGATGCCGCACTCACCGACACGCCCGCCGAACTGGAGTGGACGCTGAGCCGAACCGACCACGCCGATGCCGACACCGAGCAGGCGGCCAGCGCGCTGTTGACGTGCGTGGTGCGCGATCCGGACGCCAAGAAGGTCGGCCGCCAATTCACCTCGGCCGCAGTCGAACTCGCTCTCGGTAGCTATCCCGGCTTCCACACCACCGCCCCACCGGGTGACGGGCAGGTGTACGGGGTGTTCACCCCCGGCTATGTGCTCGCCGACGAGGTCAAGCATGTCGCCGTGCACCCCGACGGCCACCGCGTCGTCATCGCTTCGGCCACCGAGACCGTCGAACTCGCCGAGACCGAATCACCGCACCTGCCCGAACCGTTGGCAGCGGGGCCCACCCGGCGTCTGCCGCTGGGCACGATCGCCGGCGCCCGCAGCGGTGACAAGGGCGGCGCGGCCAACATCGGCGTCTGGGTGCGCACCGACGAGCAGTGGCGCTGGCTGGCCCACCAGCTGACCGCCGACGCGCTGCGCGAACTGCTGCCCGAGACAAAGGATCTGCCGATCACGCGCCATCTTTTCCCCGCACTGCGTGCGGTGAACTTCGTCATCGACGGAATCCTCGGCGAGGGCGTCGCCTACAACGCCCGGTTCGACCCCCAGGCCAAGGGCCTTGGTGAATGGCTGCGCAGCCGCCACATCGACATCCCGGAGGCGATCCTTTCGTGAGTATCTGGACCACCCCCGAGCGCCGGCAGCTGCGCCAGACCGTGCACAGCTTCGCCGAGCGCGAGATCCTGCCGTACGCCGACGACTGGGAGCGCGCCGGTGAGCTCCCCCGCGATCTGCATCGCCGGGCCGCCGCAGCCGGACTGCTGGGCACCGAGTTTCCGGAGTCGGTCGGCGGCGGCGGTGGCGACGCCGTCGATTCGGTGCTCATCTGCGAGGGGCTGCACGAAGCCGGCACGCCCGGTGGCGTTTTCGCCTCGCTGTTCACCTGCGGGATCGCCGTGCCGCATATGGTCGCCTCCGGCGACGAGTACCTCATCGAGAAGTTCGTGCGCCCCACCTTGGGCGGTGAGCTGATCGGATCGCTGGCCATCACCGAACCCGGCGGCGGTTCGGATGTCGGGCATCTGCGGACCACCGCGGTGCGCGACGGCGACCACTACGTGGTCAACGGCGCCAAGACCTTCATCACCTCCGGGGTGCGGGCCGACTACGTCGTCACCGCCGTGCGCACCGGCGGTCCCGGCGCAGCCGGGGTGTCGCTTCTCGTCGTCGAGAAGGGCACACCGGGATTCGAGGTGAGCCGCAAGCTGGACAAGATGGGCTGGCGATCCTCGGACACCGCAGAGTTGTCCTACACCGATGCCCGCGTGCCGGTCGCCAACCTGGTGGGCGCCGAGAACAGCGGTTTCGCCCAGATCGCCGGGGCCTTCGTCTCGGAGCGGATCGGGCTTGCCGCGCAGGCATATTCGTCTGCTCAGCGGTGTCTGGACCTCACTGTGCAGTGGTGCCGGGATCGCGAGACGTTCGGCCGTCCGCTGATCTCGCGGCAGGCGGTGCAGAACACCCTGGCCGAGATGGCCCGTCGCATCGACGTGGCGCGGGTGTACTCGCGCAATGTCGTCGAGCGGCAACTGTCGGGCGGAGCCGCTGGGTCGGCGACATCAGACTCGAGCACCAATCTGATCGCCGAGGTGTGCTTCGCCAAGAACACCGCGGTCGAAGCCGGTGAATGGG
Encoded here:
- a CDS encoding HAMP domain-containing sensor histidine kinase, which translates into the protein MWRRSREPRAPEEPSTSLSLRWRVMLLAMSMVAMVVVLMALAVYAVVSAALYTDIDNQLQSRAQLLIASGSLAADPGKAIEGTAYSDVNAMLVNPGRSIYTANQQGQTLPVGQPEKAVIRGELFMSRRTVSNQRVLAVHLPNGSSLLISKSLAPTNAVMTKLKWVLLAVGGIGVVVAAIAGGTVARTGLRPVGRLTEAAERVARTDDLRPIPVFGSDELARLTETFNTMLRALAESRERQARLVADAGHELRTPLTSMRTNVELLIASSTPGAPQLPDSEMAELRTDVVAQIEELSTLVGDLVDLTRDDAGGVVHEAIDVSEVVDRSLERARRRRNDVQFDVDVIGWEVFGDVAGLSRAVLNLLDNAAKWSPSGGHVGVRLRQVDAAHAELVVSDQGPGIPPQERGLVFERFYRSASARAMPGSGLGLAIVKQVVVKHGGMIRIGDTIPGGQPPGTSFFVLLPGQPIAPSAYSYSDSAESEITTRMPKRHGDIGSSGVNPPDAPGDISDDSQKPKAS
- a CDS encoding response regulator transcription factor, translating into MRILVVDDDRAVRESLRRSLSFNGYSVDLAQDGVEALDAIANERPDAVVLDVMMPRLDGLEVCRQLRSTGDDLPILVLTARDSVSERVAGLDAGADDYLPKPFALEELLARMRALLRRTTPDDQSDSAIMAFSDLTLDPVTREVHRGKRAISLTRTEFALLEMLIANPRRVLTRSRILEEVWGFDFPTSGNALEVYVGYLRRKTEAEGEPRLIHTVRGVGYVLRETPP
- the rpmF gene encoding 50S ribosomal protein L32, translating into MAVPKRRMSRSNTRSRRSQWKTEATGLVNVSVAGRAHKVPRRLLKAARLGLIDLDKR
- a CDS encoding acyclic terpene utilization AtuA family protein, translated to MRIGNCSGFYGDRIAAMHEMLTGGELDYLTGDYLAELTMLILGRDKMKSPERGYAKTFLTQLEQCLGLAHDRGVRIVANAGGLNPAGLADAVRGLAERLGVPATVAHVEGDDLLPRAAELQLGSPLTANAYLGAWGIADCVHAGADIVITGRVTDASVVVGPAAAHFGWSRHDYDRLAGAVVAGHVIECGTQATGGNYSFFTEIDDLAHPGFPLAEVYDDGSSVITKHPGTGGQVSIGTVTAQLLYEIGGARYANPDATARFDTITLRDDGPDRVRISGIRGEAPPPTLKVSLNSIGGFRNAASFVLTGLDIDAKAALVRGQLDAALTDTPAELEWTLSRTDHADADTEQAASALLTCVVRDPDAKKVGRQFTSAAVELALGSYPGFHTTAPPGDGQVYGVFTPGYVLADEVKHVAVHPDGHRVVIASATETVELAETESPHLPEPLAAGPTRRLPLGTIAGARSGDKGGAANIGVWVRTDEQWRWLAHQLTADALRELLPETKDLPITRHLFPALRAVNFVIDGILGEGVAYNARFDPQAKGLGEWLRSRHIDIPEAILS
- a CDS encoding acyl-CoA dehydrogenase family protein, which codes for MSIWTTPERRQLRQTVHSFAEREILPYADDWERAGELPRDLHRRAAAAGLLGTEFPESVGGGGGDAVDSVLICEGLHEAGTPGGVFASLFTCGIAVPHMVASGDEYLIEKFVRPTLGGELIGSLAITEPGGGSDVGHLRTTAVRDGDHYVVNGAKTFITSGVRADYVVTAVRTGGPGAAGVSLLVVEKGTPGFEVSRKLDKMGWRSSDTAELSYTDARVPVANLVGAENSGFAQIAGAFVSERIGLAAQAYSSAQRCLDLTVQWCRDRETFGRPLISRQAVQNTLAEMARRIDVARVYSRNVVERQLSGGAAGSATSDSSTNLIAEVCFAKNTAVEAGEWVAHQAVQLFGGMGYMTESEVERQYRDMRIIGIGGGTTEILTGLAAKALGYQP